ATCACCTAAAATAGCATTAACAATATTTTTACCACCTGTTAATTTATCTGCATTTTCATAGAATTTAGAAATCGTTGGCATACCCTCTGCTTGTTGTGTAATAAAAATCAATGAGACCACAGTCATTGCAGTTATGAGTGACACAACGATTTTCACAATTTCCTTTTTCATATTCGGCTTATTTCTTGGAACGTTTGGTAATCTAGAGAAACTTACAATAAATAAAATAGTTGTAATTGTCTCAACCACAAGTTGTGTTAAAGCTAAATCGGGTGCTTTCATTGCAATAAAGAATAATGTTACTGCAAAGCCAATAACACCATTAAGCACAACCATTGTAAGACGTTGACGAATAAAAACGAGTACAATTCCGATAACTAATGTCACTATAGATAAAATAACTTCTAACGGTCCGAATTGAGACACATGTAATTGATGTACATGTGGGAATCCGACACTAATGTATCCATATAGAATGATGGCAACAAAGATAAGTAATGTAATGATGATATAGTGATTGAGTTTATTTTTCATCAACATTCTAATACTGTATCCAGAATATAACTCGAATTGTCGATAAACGTGTTGATACGATTTAGTTATCGACGCATGCTTAATGATACGATGTGTCAATGACTTCCAATCTATTGATAAGGCCAACACAACGCCTAAAACAATGACAGTCACGCTTAGAATAAGTGGTAAATTAACCCCATGCCATTGAGAAATATGCGGCGCTATCGCATCTACTTTTGAGCCTGCATCTGTAACCGATCTAAGCGCCGGTAAAATCACATTTTGACCGAAAAGGTTCGGAATAAAGAATATGATTGGTATAAGTATCATTAATACTAATGAAGGCATGCTAAACAACCAAGGTTCATGTATATCTTTTTTCGTAAAATAAGTTGTATTAAATTTGCCCCAAAATGTTTCTTTTACCATGTAAAGTGCATACGTAAAGGTAAAGATACTTGCGATGACACCTATTGCGACAACAATTACTGTGAGCATGATGCCAAATTGCTCTAAATGACTAGCCTTCACTAATGCGTCGAAGAACATTTCTTTACTTAAAAAGCCATTTAAAAATGGTACCCCTGCCATCGATAAAGCAGCGATTAACATAGCAATATGCATTTTAGGGAAAAGCTTACGCATGCCATTTAAATAACGAATATCTCTTGTTCCCGCTTCATGGTCGATAATACCTACACCCATAAACAAAGCACATTTAAAAATGGCGTGATTCATTAAATGAAATAAACCAGCAAATAAAACTAAAACATAAAACTCTGTTAATGAATCAGATGGATGTTGTGCATAACCGCCACCAATACCTACCATTGACATCATCATACCTAATTGGCTGATAGTAGAATACGCTAAAATACCTTTTAAATCGTATTGTCTTAATGCGGTTAATGAACCAAATAGCATCGTAATCAATCCTACAAAAGTTACGATATAAATATAAGCATCACTTAGTCCTAAGACAGGTGTGAAGCGGAATAATAAGAAAATACCTGCTTTCACCATAGTAGCTGAATGTAAATATGCACTGACTGGCGTCGGTGCTGCCATCGCTTTAGGCAACCATACATGAAATGGAAATTGTGCTGATTTCGTAAAAGCACCTAATAAAATCATCAACATCATTGGTATAAATAAAGGATGGTTAATCAAATGATGACGTTGATCTAAAATATCCGTAATCGTGTTTGTACCTGTCATCAAATACAGCATAATAAATCCTGTTAGTAATGCTAATCCACCTAATACCGTTATCATAAACGATTGAATAGCACCTAATTGACTATTACCGTTATCGTACCAATATGAAATAAGTAAAAACGATGACACACTAGTTAATTCCCAAAAGACATACATTAAAATTGTATTATTGGAAAGTACAATGCCTAACATACTGAACATGAATAATAGTAAATAAAAGAAGAATCTAGGTAGGTTATCCGTTTGAGGTGATAAGTATTGTGTAGCATAGAAAAATACCGCTACACCAATTAATGAAATAATTAAAGCAAACATTAAACTAAGTCCGTCTAGCCTCATGTCAATATTAATATCTAACGAAGTCATCCAAGGCACTTGAACTGCTATAAATTGTTGTTGCACAATTTGTGGTATCTTCGAGATAAAATAAATTGATGTAATTATGGGGGCACTGAGTGCAACGTAACTGGCCAAAGCATTCAATTTGCTATGTGACATAGTTAATAGCACCAAACCCATAATGGCTAACAGTAGAACCATTAGGTATATCAAGCCCATCAAAAGCCTCCTTTTTTATATTATAGATTTAACGCAATGACAGTACGATTATGCATTTTATCTTTAATACCGATAAATTTCATTGTTTCATTGGTTGTTTGATGCCCTAAATATTTCTGGATTATTGAAATCGATATTCCCGAATGATATGCGTGATATGCAAAGGTTTTTCTCAATGTAGTTAATCCAATATGTGGTATGTCTAACTCTTCAGCCGCTTTGTTAATAATACGATAAGCTTGTTGTCGTGATAGCCCTTTACCTGTCCGTATTGACTGAAAAACAAGATCATTATCTTTAATTTGATAATATTCAATATAGTCTTGTAACTCATTTCTTAAATCAGGTGGTAATAAAATTTGAATCGTTGGTTCTCCATCATCAATCCAAGTTGATTTTATATTCCCACTTTCAATTGATTTCAGTCGTTGAACACTCATATTTAACAATTCCGACAATTTAATTCCTGTATGTATAGCAAATTTAAATAATAAATAGTCTCTTTGAGAACGAGATCGCAACACACTATACATTTTTTGTATATCTTCTGTTCTTCTAATCGGCTCTACTTGATTCATACGTCCTCCTTATTAAGTTTCTTATTTAATGATAAAACATGATTAAGTAACATTAAAGTAATCTGCTTAAATTTATTTATTAAATTGTGACCCTTTTTAATTTTTATTTCGATATATATAGTGAAAGGAGGTTACAACAATGAATGAAGTGAATCAACTGGTGGTTGTTTTAACTCGTATTACTTATGATTCAGAAGGTAAAGCAATCCAACATAAACGACGTTTTTCAAATTTAAAACCGACTACAACAGACGAACAAATCAAAACATTTTCAACGATTATCGAACGCTTGACTGGCGAATCATTTGATAAAGTTGAAGCCATTAGAACACAATCATTAGTATAGGAGAATGCTTATGAAAACTACATTAGACCTTGTTTTTAAAAGTAACTTAGACAAACCAATAAAGTTACAAATACCCGAAAATGATAGCACACTAACCGAACAGGTTGTAAAAGAAAGTATGGATCAATTATTAAAATTAGATATTTTAAAATCAAATGTCGGCACAATCCACAAAGTGTATGCTGCTTATATTGTATCCAAAAATACACAAATCCTTTTTGAAAATAAATAATTGATCGACGTCCTATACCCTCTGATATTCATCACATTGGGTATAGGGCTTTTTTGTTTGAATAGATGTATATAAATCATTTGATTTATACATCATCTACTATTTTATAATAGTGTCTTTTTCGATATAATTGATTCATTCTGTCGAGAAAAGAGTGACTTCAATTATGGCTTTACTTTATTTTTTAGGTATCTTTGTCGGTATGTTAATTCCTATACAGACATCCGTAAACTCAAGACTAAGTCAATACACACGTTCATCTTTTTATGCTTCAACAGTGTCTTTCGGTGTGGGAACCTTATGTTTAATCATTCTGAATTTAATAATTAACCCTCATATGCTCACACCTCAATTCTTTACAGAACAAACCTTTAATTATCACTGGTTTGTAGGTGGCTTATTAGGCGTATGTTTCTTAACTGGTAACTTATTATTATTACCTAGATTAGGCGCAGCACTTACCGTTGTCATTACAGTAGCTGGTCAAATTATCATGGGCGTTGCCATTGATACTTTAGGTTTGTTTGGTGCAAGCCAACAACCATTCACCTTGTTTAAAGCAGTGGGTATAGTTCTTTTACTTATAGGTATTTTACTTATGAATCAAATTCCTAAAGACAAACTCTTACGTCAATCTCACTCGAATTTATATATATGGTTAATCGTTGGCTTTATTTTCGGATGTGCGCCGCCTATCCAAACGACAATCAATAGTGCGTTAGCAAAAGAAGTCCATTCATCATTCTTTGCTTCATTAGTATCGTTTACGATAGGTACAATCGCATTACTCATTTTGACATTAATTTTCCATAGAAGCTTAAAAATCAACCAAACACATCCGGATTTGGGTCATATCAAATCAATTTATTTTGTGGGTGGTATCTTAGGTATGGCTTTTGTTACTTCCAATGTGATACTGATGCCATTTCTAGGCGCTGCTTTAACTACCATTGTTGGTATGCTCGGACAAATGTTAATGGGCGTAATTATCGATCACTTTGGTTTACTGGGCACACCCAAAAACAGAATCACACTAAGAAAATGTATTGGCTTAAGTTGTATTGCTATAGGCATTATATTATTACGTTTATTCTAACGTTTTAATTGTTGAGGTTGAGACATAAAGTTTTGGTGCTTTTGGAAACCGATTAACGGCGTCCCAAAAGCAGGATTATCGGCAGAAGGGACCCAACATAGAGAAATTGGTATTCCAATTTCTGCAAATAATGCAAGTTGGGCAAACGCTCACGATTCGACAAAATTTGGAAAACAATTCAAATGAACAAACTCAACTATTGAGTTTGTAAGAACTACTAACCTATGAATAAGGAAGTAGTTCTTTATCATCGTTCGGTTCTGCTCAAATCCTAAACGCTTTTGTCCAGACCTCTTTTTTTATCATCTAAATCGTGTTTTTTCATAA
The DNA window shown above is from Staphylococcus sp. M0911 and carries:
- a CDS encoding DMT family transporter, which produces MALLYFLGIFVGMLIPIQTSVNSRLSQYTRSSFYASTVSFGVGTLCLIILNLIINPHMLTPQFFTEQTFNYHWFVGGLLGVCFLTGNLLLLPRLGAALTVVITVAGQIIMGVAIDTLGLFGASQQPFTLFKAVGIVLLLIGILLMNQIPKDKLLRQSHSNLYIWLIVGFIFGCAPPIQTTINSALAKEVHSSFFASLVSFTIGTIALLILTLIFHRSLKINQTHPDLGHIKSIYFVGGILGMAFVTSNVILMPFLGAALTTIVGMLGQMLMGVIIDHFGLLGTPKNRITLRKCIGLSCIAIGIILLRLF
- a CDS encoding DUF1659 domain-containing protein, with amino-acid sequence MNEVNQLVVVLTRITYDSEGKAIQHKRRFSNLKPTTTDEQIKTFSTIIERLTGESFDKVEAIRTQSLV
- the mnhA2 gene encoding Na+/H+ antiporter Mnh2 subunit A, coding for MGLIYLMVLLLAIMGLVLLTMSHSKLNALASYVALSAPIITSIYFISKIPQIVQQQFIAVQVPWMTSLDINIDMRLDGLSLMFALIISLIGVAVFFYATQYLSPQTDNLPRFFFYLLLFMFSMLGIVLSNNTILMYVFWELTSVSSFLLISYWYDNGNSQLGAIQSFMITVLGGLALLTGFIMLYLMTGTNTITDILDQRHHLINHPLFIPMMLMILLGAFTKSAQFPFHVWLPKAMAAPTPVSAYLHSATMVKAGIFLLFRFTPVLGLSDAYIYIVTFVGLITMLFGSLTALRQYDLKGILAYSTISQLGMMMSMVGIGGGYAQHPSDSLTEFYVLVLFAGLFHLMNHAIFKCALFMGVGIIDHEAGTRDIRYLNGMRKLFPKMHIAMLIAALSMAGVPFLNGFLSKEMFFDALVKASHLEQFGIMLTVIVVAIGVIASIFTFTYALYMVKETFWGKFNTTYFTKKDIHEPWLFSMPSLVLMILIPIIFFIPNLFGQNVILPALRSVTDAGSKVDAIAPHISQWHGVNLPLILSVTVIVLGVVLALSIDWKSLTHRIIKHASITKSYQHVYRQFELYSGYSIRMLMKNKLNHYIIITLLIFVAIILYGYISVGFPHVHQLHVSQFGPLEVILSIVTLVIGIVLVFIRQRLTMVVLNGVIGFAVTLFFIAMKAPDLALTQLVVETITTILFIVSFSRLPNVPRNKPNMKKEIVKIVVSLITAMTVVSLIFITQQAEGMPTISKFYENADKLTGGKNIVNAILGDFRALDTLFEGLVLIIAGLGIYTLLTYKDRRGQDERE
- a CDS encoding DUF2922 domain-containing protein, whose protein sequence is MKTTLDLVFKSNLDKPIKLQIPENDSTLTEQVVKESMDQLLKLDILKSNVGTIHKVYAAYIVSKNTQILFENK
- a CDS encoding tyrosine-type recombinase/integrase, encoding MNQVEPIRRTEDIQKMYSVLRSRSQRDYLLFKFAIHTGIKLSELLNMSVQRLKSIESGNIKSTWIDDGEPTIQILLPPDLRNELQDYIEYYQIKDNDLVFQSIRTGKGLSRQQAYRIINKAAEELDIPHIGLTTLRKTFAYHAYHSGISISIIQKYLGHQTTNETMKFIGIKDKMHNRTVIALNL